In Burkholderia contaminans, the following proteins share a genomic window:
- a CDS encoding RHS repeat-associated core domain-containing protein yields the protein MTASSGVILPKPTEVYVAPLLQIETIDVKAGVKACDRWLRAISHDFITIERIEMVANALPVVANIMAAVDLVLDIKDMIEHGQSGKHPDVFDYLNLGLDLIGIIPIPPGTAEFRMGVRPVMKLVRQKVVESGKAVGEATLQVMQTALLQALIDSLSEQFAGRIQSFVDGVKKELDNLLKTCADYIEKFMIGFARLFEEVAGEKQLSVAHNVRAVGQHAGQVASGFAAHDARKTFAGLGHLIVDFVKIEAKELINTGTQVAKALDLKYREPLLNMAKTLRTLVPVIKEKILALGGVDAGKIGWLINLIQVAIDKKRDFLHRQRKHQTGIKEQGSTKVHRQEGEGQKESVRHTEEAQHPGPNDCKLGCPASTPAAATRRSVGFALGDERVTHQDFVLPGVMPIMWSRTYRSFFDANDVHGELGARWITSLTTRIDMHASKLVYHDATGRSIDYPLLSPGDAHDDRGEGLTLLRLDESWVTVTRGHELLEAYEKRGDAFRLAFIKDRSGNQLTLDYDAQQRLSRIIAPQAIVAFAYDEKHRIAEVLHHDSEGTRVGTLARYEYSEDNDLVAATDRNGNRREYAYRHHLITRYTDRTGRGTNLEWSGTGPKAKCVREYADGGSDETRFAWHPDFRMVSVTDALGNVTRHYYDRYGYPFRIVYPEGSEEWMYRDVHHNLVQHTYPDGGNEKMAYDARGNMVRHQRVDGSVIEMEYDEKDQMIRIVDPQGHAWKRGYDEAGNVVLETDPLGHETKYSYNAQGLPSEVTDAKGGTTVMAYDEAGRLTAHTDCSGKTTQWKYDAQGRLVEATDAMGIATAFGYGANGWLNEVRTPAGVERFQYDAEGRLLNYTDPMNRTTRYGYDAAGRLHTRSDALDHTLNYGHDRLGRLVSLIDANQASYRFTYDPVGRLLETVDFDGIVTRYGFDDETSRLSTIDVAGKVTRVEYDGAGRLTRRVSGDADERFAYDALGRLADAQNAFSRVQHFFDPVGNLVREHHAYDLFGVKRSYVWHHTYDELGNRKRTIRPDGHAIDWLTYGSGHVHGMLLDGDERMQFERDDLHREVRRVLPSKLIQSTGYDPAGLIRSQTLQREHAPAPLSGRHYRYDLAGQLTHVEDSRRGLSDYRYDPIGRLIESIGPGGTERFAFDPASNVIDARSPDHPQARTPASPVRPESTLPPQVSKVLGNLLRAYAGKQLEYDPQGNLVETRAAGSLQRFEWDGFNRLARALTETEARRSEARYFYDAFGRRIAKEVDGVVTTYGWEGNALAYESGATSSTHYVYEADSFVPLAQYVGAAVEGVETPSHDAAMRHTPEGDPLRRIPEPKSKAGVYYYHCDQIGTPLLLTDELGDVVWEASYKAWGDAREVIERVSRATGLTVRNPIRFQGQQLDDETGLAYNRHRYYAPESGRFISKDPVGLQGGLNTYRYGPNPTGWIDPLGTTCKKFKSGRFATPDGAAKAALLRYNDKSIRDNLEYGGLIYRTPDGRFDYTKAIRGDGAEVNPWDSRAPQPPNCAQEVGYWHTHGDHSDRRGNRTTKGRDYYNSNEFSPADRNAAVIGLDEYPDYRGYLGTPSDGHKGYQAAKDHEYRL from the coding sequence ATGACCGCTTCTTCGGGCGTCATTCTTCCCAAGCCGACTGAGGTCTATGTCGCGCCGTTGCTGCAGATCGAGACCATCGATGTAAAGGCCGGCGTCAAGGCTTGTGACCGGTGGTTGCGTGCCATCAGCCACGACTTCATCACCATCGAGCGGATCGAGATGGTTGCCAACGCGCTGCCGGTGGTGGCGAACATCATGGCAGCCGTCGATCTCGTGCTCGATATCAAGGACATGATCGAGCATGGACAGAGCGGCAAGCATCCCGATGTGTTCGACTATCTGAACCTCGGTCTCGACTTGATCGGGATCATCCCGATTCCACCCGGGACTGCCGAATTCCGGATGGGTGTACGTCCGGTGATGAAGCTCGTGCGGCAAAAGGTCGTCGAAAGCGGCAAGGCAGTCGGTGAAGCGACATTGCAGGTCATGCAGACCGCACTGCTGCAGGCACTCATCGACAGTCTGAGCGAGCAGTTCGCCGGCCGTATTCAGAGTTTCGTCGATGGCGTGAAGAAAGAGCTGGACAACCTGCTCAAGACTTGCGCTGATTACATCGAGAAATTCATGATCGGCTTCGCGCGCCTGTTCGAGGAGGTGGCGGGCGAGAAGCAATTGAGCGTCGCGCACAATGTGCGGGCGGTTGGGCAGCATGCGGGCCAGGTTGCATCTGGCTTCGCGGCGCATGATGCACGCAAGACGTTTGCGGGGCTCGGTCATCTGATCGTCGACTTCGTGAAGATCGAGGCGAAGGAGCTCATCAATACAGGGACGCAGGTGGCGAAGGCACTCGATCTCAAGTATCGCGAGCCGCTGCTGAACATGGCGAAGACGTTGCGCACCTTGGTGCCGGTGATCAAGGAAAAAATCCTTGCGCTCGGCGGCGTAGACGCGGGCAAGATCGGTTGGCTGATCAATCTTATCCAGGTCGCCATCGACAAGAAGCGCGACTTTTTGCATCGTCAGCGCAAACACCAGACCGGAATCAAGGAGCAAGGCAGCACGAAAGTGCACCGCCAGGAGGGTGAAGGCCAGAAGGAATCGGTCCGGCATACGGAAGAGGCGCAGCATCCCGGCCCGAACGACTGCAAGCTCGGATGTCCGGCGTCGACGCCCGCGGCGGCGACGAGACGTTCAGTCGGGTTTGCGCTGGGCGACGAACGGGTGACCCATCAGGATTTTGTCCTTCCCGGCGTGATGCCGATCATGTGGAGCCGCACCTATCGGTCTTTCTTCGACGCAAATGACGTGCATGGCGAGCTCGGCGCCCGATGGATCACATCATTGACGACGCGCATCGACATGCATGCATCGAAGCTCGTATATCACGATGCGACCGGTCGCAGCATCGACTATCCGCTGCTTTCCCCGGGCGACGCGCATGATGATCGCGGCGAAGGATTGACCTTGTTGCGGCTGGACGAGTCGTGGGTCACTGTCACGCGAGGCCACGAATTGCTTGAAGCATACGAGAAGCGTGGCGACGCGTTTCGTCTCGCATTCATCAAGGATCGCTCCGGTAATCAGCTGACACTCGACTACGACGCGCAGCAACGCCTTTCTCGGATCATCGCGCCACAAGCGATTGTTGCGTTCGCATACGACGAAAAGCATCGCATCGCCGAGGTGTTGCATCACGATAGCGAAGGAACACGGGTCGGCACGCTTGCGCGTTACGAATACAGCGAGGACAACGATCTCGTCGCGGCAACGGATCGCAACGGCAACCGCCGTGAATATGCGTACCGTCACCACCTGATCACGCGCTATACGGACCGCACCGGTCGTGGCACCAACCTTGAATGGAGCGGAACCGGACCGAAGGCAAAATGTGTTCGCGAATATGCGGATGGTGGCAGCGACGAGACGCGCTTCGCTTGGCACCCCGACTTCCGGATGGTGAGCGTGACCGATGCGCTCGGCAACGTCACGCGACACTACTACGACCGTTACGGCTATCCGTTCAGAATCGTCTATCCGGAAGGCAGCGAGGAGTGGATGTATCGCGATGTGCACCACAATCTCGTGCAGCATACGTATCCGGATGGCGGCAACGAGAAGATGGCGTACGACGCCCGCGGCAACATGGTGCGCCACCAGCGTGTCGACGGCAGCGTGATCGAGATGGAATATGACGAGAAGGATCAGATGATCCGCATTGTCGATCCGCAGGGGCATGCATGGAAACGCGGCTATGACGAAGCGGGGAACGTCGTGCTGGAGACGGACCCGCTCGGCCACGAGACGAAATACAGCTACAACGCGCAGGGGCTGCCGAGTGAAGTGACCGATGCGAAGGGCGGCACGACGGTCATGGCATACGATGAGGCTGGACGACTAACTGCGCATACCGATTGTTCGGGCAAGACGACGCAGTGGAAATACGATGCGCAAGGTCGGTTGGTCGAAGCCACGGATGCGATGGGTATCGCGACAGCGTTCGGCTATGGCGCAAACGGCTGGCTGAATGAGGTGCGTACGCCAGCGGGCGTCGAACGCTTTCAATACGACGCGGAAGGGCGCCTCCTGAATTACACCGATCCAATGAACCGCACGACGCGCTACGGCTACGATGCGGCGGGCCGGTTGCATACGCGCAGTGATGCCCTCGACCACACGCTGAACTACGGCCACGATCGCCTCGGCCGGCTGGTTAGTCTGATCGATGCGAATCAGGCCAGCTATCGGTTCACCTATGACCCTGTCGGCCGGCTGCTCGAAACGGTCGATTTTGACGGGATAGTGACGCGTTACGGCTTCGATGACGAAACGAGTCGCCTGTCGACCATCGACGTTGCGGGAAAGGTCACACGGGTCGAATACGATGGAGCAGGCCGGCTGACACGCCGCGTAAGCGGCGATGCCGACGAGCGCTTCGCTTACGATGCGCTCGGTCGTCTGGCCGACGCGCAAAATGCATTCAGCCGGGTGCAGCATTTCTTCGATCCGGTCGGCAATCTGGTTCGCGAACATCACGCGTACGACTTGTTCGGTGTCAAGCGCAGCTACGTGTGGCATCACACGTATGACGAGCTGGGCAACCGCAAGCGGACGATCCGACCGGATGGCCACGCGATCGACTGGTTGACCTACGGTTCCGGGCATGTCCATGGGATGCTGCTCGACGGCGACGAACGGATGCAGTTCGAGCGGGACGATCTGCACCGTGAGGTCCGGCGTGTGCTGCCGAGCAAACTGATCCAGAGCACGGGTTACGATCCGGCGGGCCTGATCCGCAGCCAGACTCTCCAGCGCGAACATGCGCCCGCACCGCTGAGCGGCAGACATTACCGCTACGATCTCGCGGGTCAGCTGACGCATGTCGAAGACAGTCGGCGCGGATTGAGCGACTACCGATACGATCCGATCGGACGATTGATCGAGTCGATCGGGCCCGGAGGCACGGAGCGGTTCGCGTTCGATCCGGCGAGCAATGTGATCGACGCACGGAGTCCTGATCATCCTCAGGCGCGCACGCCGGCGAGCCCGGTTCGGCCTGAAAGCACGTTGCCACCGCAGGTATCGAAGGTGCTCGGCAACCTGCTTCGTGCGTATGCGGGCAAGCAACTCGAGTATGACCCGCAGGGCAACCTCGTCGAAACCCGAGCGGCGGGCAGCCTGCAGCGCTTCGAGTGGGACGGATTCAATCGACTGGCACGGGCCCTGACTGAAACCGAGGCACGCCGCAGCGAGGCACGTTACTTCTACGATGCGTTCGGGCGACGAATCGCGAAGGAAGTCGATGGTGTTGTGACGACGTATGGCTGGGAAGGCAACGCGCTCGCATACGAAAGCGGCGCCACGAGCAGTACGCATTACGTGTACGAGGCTGATTCGTTCGTGCCGCTCGCCCAGTATGTCGGCGCGGCGGTCGAGGGTGTGGAAACGCCGAGCCACGATGCCGCGATGCGTCATACGCCTGAGGGTGATCCACTGCGGCGAATTCCGGAACCGAAGTCGAAGGCAGGGGTGTACTACTACCACTGCGATCAGATCGGCACGCCGCTGTTGTTGACCGACGAGCTTGGGGACGTGGTGTGGGAGGCCAGTTACAAGGCTTGGGGTGACGCGCGAGAAGTCATCGAGCGCGTATCGCGTGCCACGGGCTTGACGGTGCGCAATCCGATCCGGTTCCAGGGGCAGCAACTGGATGACGAGACCGGGCTTGCCTATAACCGGCATCGTTACTACGCTCCGGAGAGCGGACGTTTCATTTCGAAGGATCCTGTCGGCTTGCAGGGCGGACTGAATACGTATCGGTACGGCCCCAATCCCACGGGCTGGATCGATCCGTTGGGCACGACCTGCAAGAAGTTCAAGTCCGGCCGGTTTGCGACGCCAGATGGTGCGGCAAAGGCCGCCTTGCTCCGATACAACGACAAGTCGATTCGCGACAACCTGGAATATGGCGGACTCATCTATCGGACACCGGATGGTCGGTTCGACTATACGAAGGCGATCCGGGGCGATGGGGCTGAGGTTAATCCGTGGGATTCACGCGCTCCCCAACCTCCGAATTGCGCACAAGAGGTCGGTTACTGGCACACGCACGGCGACCATTCGGATCGGCGCGGGAACAGAACGACGAAAGGACGGGATTACTACAATAGCAACGAATTTTCGCCGGCAGACAGGAATGCGGCTGTAATTGGGCTGGACGAATATCCTGACTACCGGGGTTACCTTGGGACGCCGAGTGATGGTCACAAGGGATACCAGGCCGCCAAGGACCATGAATATCGTCTATGA
- a CDS encoding type VI secretion system Vgr family protein, with product MDMPDIGAAIRGGLLQQDRLLKLDTPLGANALAVQRAVGRSRIGRDYSFTLDVVSNNDSLELKKLIAQPATLWIQLENNAYRPVSGYLYTARRLGANGGLTTYQLELRAWMHVLRFRRDEKIWIDKNVEEIISDVLGMHPEARGRFRFALSQPLANRSYTRQSETDWDLVHRLMESEGLYSAWQQADDGKSHTLVITDNLQAFAPLSPETVRFYRGDAASEPDAFTQWSGTRTLQSVTLTTRTFDYKNPSQPSNPKGTSLPTMGGQGELPDQLEVYEYTGAYTYLDQTRGDHLTKVKMEEWESRAKRFHGSGGVRAIDAGRRFTLADHPVHDRDVADQREFAAIEVAWWIENNLPVPASDSDFPHSLKRSIDRTRVRYENTPGLQVSHNDGSVGFYLVEVEAQRVSVPYRSPFEHHKPEMHLETAIVVGPQGEEVYTDELNRIRVQFVWDRLNPGNENASCWVRVVQSDTGGGYGGVHVPRVGEEVLIDYVGGDCDRPLAVGRVYNGANQPQWHTDGTLSGYRSKEYSGGGYNQLVMDDATGQNRVQLMSSSANSLLHLGYIIDQNGNSRGPYLGSGFDLRSDAYGAVRASQGLYVTTHPKAANSQPLDVKEAQQQLVTGESLVEAMSGVSEQHQAESLKDAQDTMRAFTDATQDSASGSASGGRTAGGGTGNANAFKEPVMLFGSPSGIGMSTQQSVHVVANDHVNVASGQSVHVAAGKSLIGSIGQKLSLFVQNAGMKLFAGKGKVEIQAQSDNIEVTAQKAVKVVSATDRIEIAADQGILLTSGGAYIRIKDGNVEVHAPGTIDVKGASHTFAGPASMGYPLPSPRPDQPGQLELLHQYANGEGFKGGKFKVLDASGGVLREGALDAKGHTIVSGLPAGAAQVQFGEDPRNQYDPSSVFKTAQWPAKPMQEGNAAATAMSQLSGLLPPGALPGATKVAAVAGQAAQGGIGKALSGQVTGLAQGALANALPSDAMGAVSGATQLAGMAGQVVQGGVGQALSGQAVSLAKGALASALPSGAGAALSQANQLGAAAHQVGALAQAARSAVPALKVL from the coding sequence ATGGATATGCCGGACATTGGCGCCGCGATTCGCGGTGGCTTGCTTCAGCAGGATCGTTTGCTCAAGTTGGACACCCCCCTGGGCGCCAACGCACTTGCCGTACAGCGCGCGGTCGGCCGATCGCGGATAGGCAGGGACTACTCATTCACACTCGATGTCGTATCGAACAATGACAGTCTTGAACTCAAGAAGCTGATCGCTCAGCCTGCGACGCTCTGGATTCAGCTCGAGAACAATGCGTACCGGCCTGTCAGCGGCTATCTCTATACCGCGCGTCGGCTGGGCGCGAACGGCGGCCTGACGACCTATCAGCTTGAGCTGCGTGCCTGGATGCATGTGCTCCGGTTCCGCCGCGACGAGAAGATCTGGATCGACAAGAACGTCGAGGAAATCATTTCCGACGTGCTTGGAATGCACCCGGAAGCACGCGGGCGTTTCCGCTTTGCGTTGTCGCAGCCTTTGGCGAACCGTTCGTACACGCGGCAGAGCGAAACGGACTGGGACCTCGTGCACCGATTGATGGAGAGCGAAGGGCTCTACAGCGCATGGCAGCAGGCCGACGACGGCAAGTCGCATACGCTCGTGATCACCGACAACCTGCAGGCGTTCGCCCCGCTGTCGCCGGAAACCGTGCGCTTTTATCGCGGCGACGCGGCCAGCGAACCCGACGCGTTCACGCAATGGTCGGGTACGCGCACGCTGCAGAGCGTGACGCTCACGACGCGCACGTTCGACTACAAGAATCCTTCGCAGCCGTCGAACCCGAAAGGCACGTCGCTGCCGACGATGGGCGGCCAGGGCGAGTTGCCGGATCAACTCGAAGTCTACGAGTACACGGGCGCTTACACGTATCTCGATCAGACGCGCGGCGACCATCTGACGAAGGTCAAGATGGAGGAGTGGGAGTCGCGGGCGAAGCGCTTCCATGGTTCTGGCGGGGTTCGCGCGATCGATGCCGGCCGGCGCTTCACGCTGGCCGATCATCCGGTGCATGATCGCGACGTGGCCGACCAGCGGGAGTTCGCCGCGATCGAGGTGGCGTGGTGGATCGAGAACAACTTGCCCGTACCCGCTAGCGATTCGGATTTCCCGCATAGCTTGAAACGTTCGATTGACCGGACGCGAGTGCGATACGAAAACACGCCAGGGCTTCAGGTTTCGCATAACGACGGATCGGTCGGCTTCTATCTCGTCGAAGTCGAAGCGCAGCGTGTGAGCGTGCCGTATCGCAGCCCGTTCGAGCATCACAAGCCCGAGATGCACCTCGAGACAGCGATCGTCGTCGGGCCGCAGGGCGAGGAGGTTTATACCGACGAGTTGAACCGGATCCGCGTGCAGTTCGTGTGGGACCGGTTGAATCCGGGCAACGAGAACGCGTCGTGCTGGGTACGCGTCGTGCAGTCGGATACGGGCGGCGGCTACGGCGGCGTGCACGTGCCGCGCGTCGGCGAGGAAGTGCTGATCGACTACGTCGGCGGCGACTGCGACCGGCCGCTCGCAGTCGGGCGCGTGTACAACGGCGCGAACCAGCCGCAATGGCATACCGACGGGACCCTGTCCGGGTATCGGTCGAAGGAGTATTCGGGCGGCGGCTACAACCAGCTCGTGATGGACGACGCGACCGGGCAGAACCGCGTGCAGCTGATGAGCAGCAGCGCGAACAGCCTGCTGCATCTGGGCTACATCATCGACCAGAACGGCAATTCGCGCGGGCCGTATCTCGGCAGCGGCTTCGACTTGCGCTCGGATGCGTATGGCGCGGTGCGGGCGAGCCAGGGCCTGTACGTGACGACGCATCCGAAGGCGGCGAACAGCCAGCCGCTCGACGTGAAGGAAGCGCAGCAGCAGCTCGTGACGGGCGAGAGCCTCGTCGAGGCGATGTCGGGCGTGAGCGAGCAGCATCAGGCGGAAAGCCTGAAGGACGCGCAGGACACGATGCGCGCGTTCACGGATGCGACGCAAGACAGCGCATCGGGTAGCGCGTCGGGCGGGCGTACGGCCGGCGGCGGCACGGGTAACGCGAACGCGTTCAAGGAGCCGGTGATGCTGTTCGGCAGCCCGTCGGGGATCGGGATGTCGACGCAGCAGTCGGTGCATGTGGTCGCGAACGATCACGTGAACGTGGCGAGCGGGCAGAGCGTGCATGTGGCCGCAGGCAAGTCGCTGATCGGGAGCATCGGGCAGAAGCTGAGCCTGTTCGTACAGAACGCGGGGATGAAGCTGTTCGCGGGCAAGGGCAAGGTGGAGATCCAGGCGCAGTCGGACAACATCGAGGTGACCGCGCAGAAGGCGGTGAAGGTGGTGTCGGCGACGGACCGGATCGAGATCGCGGCCGATCAGGGGATCCTGCTGACGAGCGGCGGGGCATACATCCGGATCAAGGATGGCAATGTCGAGGTCCATGCGCCCGGGACGATCGACGTGAAGGGGGCGTCGCATACGTTCGCGGGGCCGGCGAGCATGGGGTATCCGTTGCCGAGCCCGCGGCCGGATCAGCCGGGACAACTGGAATTGCTGCACCAGTACGCGAATGGCGAGGGTTTCAAGGGCGGCAAATTCAAGGTGCTGGACGCCAGCGGTGGCGTGTTGAGAGAAGGTGCGCTGGATGCAAAGGGGCATACGATCGTGAGCGGCTTGCCGGCCGGCGCAGCGCAGGTCCAGTTCGGCGAAGATCCGCGCAATCAGTACGATCCGTCGAGCGTATTCAAGACGGCGCAATGGCCAGCTAAGCCGATGCAGGAAGGGAATGCGGCTGCGACGGCGATGTCTCAGCTGAGCGGCCTGTTGCCACCTGGGGCGCTGCCGGGTGCGACGAAGGTTGCAGCCGTCGCGGGGCAGGCCGCCCAGGGCGGCATCGGGAAGGCGTTGAGCGGACAAGTGACGGGGCTCGCGCAGGGGGCGCTTGCTAACGCGTTGCCGTCAGACGCGATGGGCGCGGTGTCGGGGGCGACCCAACTGGCCGGCATGGCGGGGCAGGTTGTCCAGGGAGGTGTTGGTCAGGCGTTGAGCGGACAGGCGGTGAGCCTCGCCAAAGGTGCCCTTGCCAGCGCATTACCGTCTGGTGCCGGTGCGGCCCTTTCGCAGGCCAACCAACTCGGCGCCGCAGCCCACCAGGTCGGTGCGCTCGCCCAAGCCGCGCGAAGTGCCGTGCCTGCGCTGAAGGTTCTCTGA